Within the Salarias fasciatus chromosome 2, fSalaFa1.1, whole genome shotgun sequence genome, the region CAGGGGCACAAGGGAGAACGGGGCGACGACGGCCAGCCGGGAGCTCCCGGCGGCTGTAACTGTGGCAAGGCGGCCCGGTCGGCCTTTTCCGTGGCCGTGACGAAGAGCTACCCCAAAGAGCGGATGCCCATCCGCTTCAGCCGGATCCTGCTGAACGAGGGGGACCACTACAACGCCACCAGCGGGAAGTTCGTCTGCGCCGTCCCCGGAGTCTACTACTTCACCTACGACATCACGCTGGCCAATAAGCACCTGGCCATCGGGCTGGTGCACAACGGCCAGTACAAGATAAAGACGTTCGACGCCAACACCGGGAATCACGACGTGGCGTCCGGTTCCActgttctccacctgcagcagtcGGACCAGGTGTGGCTGCAGATCTTCTACTCTGAGCAGAACGGACTCTTCTTCGACCCGTTCTGGACCGACAGCACCTTCACCGGCTTTCTGATCTACGCCGACGAGGAGTTTCTTCTTGAGGCTGACAGAAAGGCCAACACGCAGACTGACAGTTAATGCCAGTGTCCTGAAACATCTCACACTCTGCTCTGCCCAtcagtcttttctttctctAGTCGAAGAGCTCACCAGTGCATGGCTGCTCCAAAGCTTAACAAACTCAGCCACGAGGGGGCGCACGAAGAGAGAGAACATTCACCTGAGCCCTGTGAGTTCAGTTTTTAACTCCTGActtaattaataataaaaaaaaaaaaaaaaaaaagccaaaaccaATTAAGGTCGAATTAACTCTTTGGTCATGTCTGGTTTACGCCATTAATGGAGCTTTAATACTTAAGAATAAAGTATTTATTTGGTTCCTGTGACCTTGAGAAgataaaaaatgcaaacattggagggaattaaaaaaacaaacaaaatttgAATGTTAATTATTTCATATTAATATGTGTTCTTAAATGTCTGTGTGCATAAAACAAGTAAATATAAACTGAACAAGTACATTTGCTCTTTTTTGTACACCTCTAAAGGGATTGTATTTTTATGATAATTTAATTAAGGTAAAATCCACACAAACCACATCATGAAAGGCTGCATAAATCAGGGTGGATAATAGTAAAGAGGACAAATCCAAAGATAAACTACATCTTCTGTCATGATTAATATATCAAATGAGAACAGTTTCTCAATTTATAGCCTTCTTCACCTCGTCATAGCTGTGTGACATGAAGCAGTCATTTTTGTTCTTGGATTAAAGAAACATGTATCTAATCATGAAAACCCCCAGAATCATCCAAACTGAACAAATATTAAATCAAATGTTGACTTTTTGCATATGGAGTTTGACTGGCACCAGTGAACAAATACTTTGTCAGTAATGACAATAGTGTGATACAAGAAGATAGGACACATTTTTCTCAGTAAACAATGCAGTGTCTGTTATTTTAGAGACATTCTGAGGTAATGTTGGTTTCTATCCTCGGGCTGAGCAGCACCTCATGCAGAGCACATGGTCCTTTAGCTTGGCTTCTTGCTGCCTACACAACAATGAAAAGGTGGAGCCTCCACGTTTCCATTCTGACTTTAGATAACTTTTGATGGAATGTTTAGAAACAATACAGTCGATATATTTGGAATTTTGACAAATAAAATTTTCTTGATAAGAGCACACAAAATGTGGGGGGAAAAGATGTAGGTAGAAAACACGAATTTCCTCTGTTAAAAGTAGAAAATGATTTGAATGCAAATCAAAAGGTTAATTATATTTCACAGCAACATGTGATCATGAAACAATGTGTAAATTGTACCTCAGAAGGTagtttgaataaaataaaactattaGAATTAGGGTCAGGTAGTAatcctctctttatctctctttaTCTGTGCAGCTGTGCCATAATTTGCAGTTACATGAACTTCTAAAACAATTATCTCACTGTCTGACCCTGCTTACTCTGCATTCTTTTCTATTATTTGAAAAGATATATGTTCCAAATTATTAATTTTTCAATGGAACAATACTTAAACACAAAATCTGTAGAatcattcaaacaaaacaaataatataTCATAAGACAACAcagaataaataactttaaagttaaaatatcaaaatgacagaagaaaGTTTAAAAATTCCTTCTGCAGGCGGTTATACTTCTGTTACAGTCTGTCATCAGGAAATACTCCTCTAGGCATAACATGAAATGTTCATGTGTCATAAAAATCAATGAGAA harbors:
- the c1qtnf2 gene encoding complement C1q tumor necrosis factor-related protein 2, with protein sequence MQADHHFLPVPIMLQMCVMICVLPAVLCQSTTPSTKKGRNITVHSSQLVCSLPGPAGPAGSPGAPGSPGAVGPMGPPGKDGPDGGDGEKGQKGDAGDPGRTGNPGKPGVKGREGVIGKAGPRGLKGHRGAPGLAGKQGHKGERGDDGQPGAPGGCNCGKAARSAFSVAVTKSYPKERMPIRFSRILLNEGDHYNATSGKFVCAVPGVYYFTYDITLANKHLAIGLVHNGQYKIKTFDANTGNHDVASGSTVLHLQQSDQVWLQIFYSEQNGLFFDPFWTDSTFTGFLIYADEEFLLEADRKANTQTDS